AACGAAAGATGTGGGGACGAGTACGAGCGAACTTCGCGACCACCGTTATGATGCGGTCTTACATTTGGTTTCGGCTGCAGATGGTGCAGAAAAGTTCTATATTACCAGCAATAACAAACAGCGTACAGAGGGTTTGGAGTTGGCCCGTGTGCTTGATAAGAAGGTGATTGAAGCCTGGACGGGACATCCGCACTTGCGAGTTATCAACAATCATGAGGACTTTAATAACAAGCTTCATCGTGTATTGAAGGAGATTTCGAATGTTCTGGGTATTCCACAACCAATCGTTGAAGAGCGAAAATACATTGTAGAACTGACCGGTGAGATACCAAACTGTATTGAAAGTGAAATCACCCAGACCTATTTAGTGGCTGAACCGGGGTGCGAAGTGCGCTTGCGTCGTCGTGGTTGGCAGGGCAAATACGTCTATGTGCATACGACAAAAAAGAATATTTCTGACACAGAACAGCTTGAAACAGAGCGTCAGATAAGCAAGAACCTCTATACATCGCTGTTGCAGCAAGCTGATCCTTATCGTCAAAAGATACAGAAAACGCGCAAGAGTTTCATTTGGAAAGGGCAGTATTTTGAATTGGATAACTTTCAAAAGCCTGTCAGCGGACTGATGATTTTGGAAACAAAAGGCATTGCAGAAAAGGAGTCTGTGAACTTCCCTCCTTTTATTAAAGTGGTAAAAGACATTACGGGTGTGCAGCAATATTATAATTACAATATTGCTTTGAAAGGCTAAGAACAGCACTTTCAAAGTAAAAATGTTAGGGATGTTCCATCTTAAAGGCTGATTTCTTTCAAGAGATTGCCATTGAGATGGAATATTTTTATGGTTCCATTTTCGTATATTCCAAGCGTCGGAGGATTGCCTCCTTTAGGAAATGTGACCGACCCTGTGTTGCAAATAACGGTGTTTTCTGTCCTCTCAAGCTCCCAAAGATGGGTGTGTCCATAGATGATTGCATCAAAACTACCTTTGGGGCGGTTCACCTTATTATATATATGACCATGCGTAAGCAATAGTTTCTTACCCTCATCTACCAGAAGCATGTAGTCTTGCAGGATAGGAAAGGAGAGCAACATCTGGTCGACTTCAGAGTCACAGTTACCTCTTACGGCCACAATCTCATCGGCAATGGCATTCAGTTTTTCAGCAATGGCCTTGGGGTTCAGGCCCTCCGGCAGTCCGTTTCGTGGGCCATAGTTCAATATGTCGCCCATGATGCACATCATGTCGCAATGTTGTTGATGATAGAAATCAAGCATTTTCTCTAATGCCGGCAGTGAACCGTGAATGTCGGATACCAATAGATATTTCATGTTTTCAGCTTCGTTTGAATGTATTTTGTTATGGATGAATTCCAATGCAATATTCGGAATTTTCTCTGGAATACGCAAGTTTTGGAGGCGAATAAATGTGTAATAAGCATAATGCACATGGAAAACGGATTGTTTTTATCAGTTAGAATGGACTTCTATGAGGGGTGTTGAAGATGTAGTTTGTGTTATTTTAGCCCGTCATCTGCGTCAAGTGACACGCTAACTTGCGTCAAATGACACGCTAACTTGCATCAAATGACACGCTGATCTGCGTCAAATCAGCATGTAATTCGCCTTATATTGCAAGGCTGTTCGTAATGTGTTGAGATGCAGGTTGATACAAATTTCAGACTGATTTGTTGGATGAGGTATGTGGATTGTAAATCAATTAAATGATAATGTTTTACGTATTACATATTGATTAAATGTTTTCTGTTTTGAAAACAAAAACAAATCATGTTGTTTTCAAAGTTTTCCAAAAATTTTTGTAATATATTGATAACTAACAACTTGACATTTATTAACACGCAAAAAGTTGTCCAAAACGATTAACTTATATATTTATATGCTATCTTTGCAAATGAATTTCAAACCATATTCACCTATAAAATAATGATACAGACCGTAGTAAAAAGAGACGGACGAATAGTCGGTTTCAACGAACAGAAAATCATGGCAGCCATCCGAAAGGCCATGATGCACACCGAAAAGGGTGAGGATGACGCACTCGTACAGAAGATTACAGACCACATTTGCATTCATGGCAAGAGTCAGATGACCGTGGAGAAAATTCAGGATTCCGTTGAAATGGAGCTCATGAAGAGTGCTCGAAAGGATGTAGCACAGAAGTATATTGCCTATCGCAATCAGCGAAGCATCGCACGAAAAGCCAAGACCCGTGACGTGTTTATGGAGATTGTGAACATCAAGAATAATGATGTGACACGCGAAAATGCCAATATGAATGCAGACACTCCGGCCGGAATGATGATGAAGTTTGCTTCGGAAACAACGAAACCCTTTGTGGATGATTATCTGTTGTCTGAAGATGTGCGTGATGCTGTGGCACATAATTACATTCATATTCACGACAAAGACTATTATCCGACAAAGAGTCTGACTTGCGTTCAGCATCCGTTGGATCATATTCTGGAGCATGGTTTCGTGGCCGGACACGGCTCTTCGCGACCTGCCAAGCGTATAGAAACGGCGGCAGTATTGGCTTGTATCTCTTTAGAAACTTGCCAGAATGAAATGCACGGCGGTCAGGCTATCCCTGCGTTTGACTTCTATTTGGCTCCCTATGTGCGCAGTTCATATATAGAAGAGGTGAAAAACTTGGAGAAACTGACGGGACGTGATCTTGCTTCACTGTATCATAAGGAGTTTGATGACTTTATTCTGAAAG
The nucleotide sequence above comes from Segatella oris. Encoded proteins:
- a CDS encoding AAA family ATPase; this encodes MKTVKKIVLTGGPCAGKTTALVKVIEHFSSLGYKVFTIPEVPTMFSQSGMDYLTTNKKLFYEGEKATLEVQLALEDKFQRMAEQCEEPAVIICDRGAMDISAYMSSEMWNAITKDVGTSTSELRDHRYDAVLHLVSAADGAEKFYITSNNKQRTEGLELARVLDKKVIEAWTGHPHLRVINNHEDFNNKLHRVLKEISNVLGIPQPIVEERKYIVELTGEIPNCIESEITQTYLVAEPGCEVRLRRRGWQGKYVYVHTTKKNISDTEQLETERQISKNLYTSLLQQADPYRQKIQKTRKSFIWKGQYFELDNFQKPVSGLMILETKGIAEKESVNFPPFIKVVKDITGVQQYYNYNIALKG
- the yfcE gene encoding phosphodiesterase; the encoded protein is MKYLLVSDIHGSLPALEKMLDFYHQQHCDMMCIMGDILNYGPRNGLPEGLNPKAIAEKLNAIADEIVAVRGNCDSEVDQMLLSFPILQDYMLLVDEGKKLLLTHGHIYNKVNRPKGSFDAIIYGHTHLWELERTENTVICNTGSVTFPKGGNPPTLGIYENGTIKIFHLNGNLLKEISL